The following is a genomic window from Rhododendron vialii isolate Sample 1 chromosome 9a, ASM3025357v1.
ATATATGTTTAGCGACTAAGCATTTCCTCACAAAATGGTGCACCCACTAGCGACAAGTTAAATTCCCTAgcaaaaagttattttttggtgaggaaataaaattttatcccAAAAGAAGAAATACAATTTGCAAAGAAACTCATCCtcgcaaataaaaaatagttttcttatcgcaaataaaaaataattttcttgtcACAAATTACTCTTTTAGCGACAAAAAAACCCCTTggtaattgttctttttttgcttcttgTCGTACAATGATCTGCTATATTATTCAAATAACACAatccatcaaactcaaaaataattgcAGGAGTATTAAAACAATTCTCAATGTCAAAACATGATACCTCAATTCCCAAAACATAATATCAAGTATCTATACAAAAACCACAATGAAGTACTATATTATGTACTGTTAAATACCAAAAGCCTCCTTCCAATATCCTCCACAATGAAGTACTATATCATATTGTCAAGTACCAGAAGTCCTTTAAACAAAAGGCAACAATGAAATACCAAATTATGTACTGTTGAGTACCAGAAACTAATTGCATCCTTCAAGTATCCTTCTTCCATCTAGAagtcccaaaaaacaaaaggtaaaAAGCGGCTTTGTCCTCCAAACATCATTGGTTTCCCATCTAGTACTCCATTGCATTTTCATCCACAAAAAGATCACCATCATTCGTTGAGCAATCTACATAAATGTAGTAAAATGGAAAGGTTTAGAAATTCTAGTCTTGATTACTATTTGATTACAATATACCATCACTACTAAACATGAATATCCCAAcaaatttctataaaaaaatttatactcaTTAGAAGTCTTTCACTCTAGGCTAGGAAAGTATATTAGTATACTAGCGTAGCTCTTCCAAGGGGGTTCTAACAACAGAGTAAAAAACCAACTCTCTGCCATTAGTTCCCCTCAGCACATAAATATGACGTGCTCAATCAAGGCCACAAAAAATCGAACCACAATCATTAGAATTGGCCGGCACTGTCTACCAACCCAAGTCGGAGGGTTGAACTTATGCAGTAGAAGTTTCAAGGTATATCATCTAGAAACAATAGAATACAAGACACATTGTGAAAAGTTATCGGCATTCTCTTGgtacgtgattttaaggttatgAAAGCAATAAATGGTCTAGAAATTCTAAACTAACTTGTAAAAGGTTATGTCCCTGCATAGATAATTCCCAGTTTCAGCAACTAGGACTCATTCCAACATTTTGATTCACACTTTTACCTATTAAACCTAATTTCCAGCATGTAAAACCAGTTTCTGCACTTGAAACGACAGTTCTAGCACTGGAAACATCATTCCAGCACTTATACGCAGATTTCTTACAACTAAAACTCTGTTTCTGATATTCAAGGACCTAAGTTTTTCAATTGAGTTTCAGTCTTTGCATGTATAAAAAAAGTAAGGAATAGATACTCACTAGCATCATTGGAAGGCATGTTGCGACCATTTTGCTGTAACAAGAAATTTAATTGGGATTGCATGTTAGCCATGGTTTCTGCTAGTTGCTCAGCATTTGTACGAGCTTGTGTTGCTTCAACTAGAGCTTCCTCACACTTCTTATGCACTGCTGTAGCTTCTTCTTTAGCCTCTTCAACATCTCTTATAAGTTGCGCCCGAGAAGCTTGGCCAGATTTTGTTAGGCTAGGCTTGGGACCATGTCCTAAACCACGTACGTATCCTGAAAAGGGTCCAAAGACTGTACATGAGAGCTCCTCATCTGTCAAAGGAACAAATCCATTTGCCATCGCTTGATCATGAACATCTTTTAACTGTTTCTGCAAATATCACAGTAAATTATGCCTAGACaatcaaaacaaatttttctaGAAGATAAAACTAATACATTATGAGATGTTTTCCACTTACATATACAGTTTCTAAACTATGACATCGTCTCTTTTGGCTGTAATGAGTCTCCTTCCAAGTCTCAGGAAGGTCAGGATTCACACCGTTCTTTGCTCTGGATCATTATTTGGCTTAGATTACACAGCAGGAGTAATTGCTGATCTTGTAGTCACATCATTATTTGGCGTAAATTTCACAATAGGAGTAAGCACTGATCTTGTAGTCACACCATGAGGAGTTattccatgacttgtcattCCACGACCTCCTCGTCCTCCACCTCTAGTAGACGTCTTTGCATATCTATAAGACGACAAAGAATAAGAATAGACCAACCATCAAACAATATATAAAATTGAACGAACATTGAATATAAGGGAAGAAAATACCTTAAATTAAAGTTAATTTACATTGCTGTTGACGTTTAAAAGATTAAGTAATGTAAtctatttagattttcttcttttttctacaaggttaataaaagaaataaaagaaagttaaGGGCAGTTCAATGTAGTGTTTAAAATTGGTTTTCTCCAAAGATCTCAAACTTTCTTAGTACCTCTTTCTCATCAAGTATGATTTACTATTTACTTTTCGTATAGTATATCAAATGCTCAAAATTATgatcacaaaaaaaagagaacatgaaTCCAACTCAAATTCTTTTAGTTCCAGAataagcaacaacaaaaatagcAGATGGTAATATAAATCCAGCACCAGTTTGGTCGTGCTAGCTGAGTTCCATTGACAGAATAGAAGCCCCTAACATCTCCCAAGCACTCCACATAACCAACCACAACACCAGAATCAAAgcccccaaaatattttttttttttgaatggcgaagAAGAAAGATATATTAAGAGAGAGGAGAACAAAATACAAGAGATAgtcccaaaagaaaaaatggcaACAAGACGCACTGGATACTTTTCAACAAGGTTGGCACCTATCCAAAAATATCAAGCCAAAAAAATCGAAAAGCCGGTTGATAAGCAATCAACTAGCagacaaacaaaacagaaaaggaaaacaacccCCATGAAAAGGGAGACAAATAACCGCAGTGTACATGAAAGGGACTGCCACAAGTGATTTGAACAGCCACAAGCCATAGAACAGAGTAGTTCACCAACATTCCACCGGAAGTCCATCCCATATCTAACATTTTTGCCATAGGTGCCACAAAGAAACCAACAATGTAGGTTCCAAAACCAGCAGTATAGATTCTGGAGAGCATATCAATAATGAGCTGCATTCTTTGAGTATAAGACATGGCACCTCTCTTCACCCTCAGAATCGTACTCCCACACACCCAACCCCAATTAGCCCccacaccaaaaattgaaaCCCCTGTACTCCCACAGCTACCGCACCAGAAATTGAAACCCCCACACTCAAAGAACCCCACACTGAATACCCCTTCTGCATGTGCTTAATTTCAGCACATAAAGACAGAGAGTAAATAAACACAAAGACATAGAGTAATTAAATACAAAGACATAGATTAATTAAAGACAAAGACATAGAGTAAATAAATGAGGCCTCTTTTGCATGTGCTTaatttcagcaaaaaaaataaaaaaattccataCATGTGGTTTCAAGATTCTTGATTTCCTCACAGTGTATTcagcttttcattattatttttttgctcggTTTCAGCTTTTCATTATTGTGAGAGTCGGTGCATTGATGGGGTTTTGTGACTATAGATTGGAGAAATACTAACATATAagtgcatatatatacacagatcCATGGATaaacatatgtgtgtgtgtgtgtgtgtgtgtgtaagatTATGAGACCTTTGCCCCAAATAATCACAACAAATCAACTGGGATTTAGGATGTTTGCAGGAATATATGGGAAACGAGAGATGAAAACTTACCAGTGTACCTAAAATCTCAGAGAAGAGTTACCACAGATTCATTGAAGTGTTCTCTGCAACTTCAccagagaagagaagagaagaggagagagagagagagagagagagagagagggggttaTGAGACGTAAGAGAGAAAGGAAACAAGTAGGACTAGCATTCCCTTTTTGCCCAAACGGTGCCgcttttgtctctttttttttcccctcccgCGCGCCACTCCTTTTTCCCAATCCCGCCActaattggaaatttttggaCAAATGACAGACGAAAATTATTCCTCGCTAAatgattttcttttgtaaatattaatttcttttgtaaCAATGCTGCATATATAATAATTGAAACACAACATCAAACATAATCTctcacataaattttttttagcaatcAATCCTGTTAATTTCATTGTGTTTGTTGATGAAATCAGTCACATAACTTTTGGCTCAATCGAGTTTAGTAAGCCGCTTCATCGATCGGGATACAAATTCATTGATAAAACGATATGTTTTGTTATGATCAAACGTCTAACGATACTTGATTAACTTCATGCTAGTACAAACTAATCTAATTCATGTCATGTAAAAGATAAACGGTTCGGATGGCAAAAAAAAGACCACAATATGGGCTCGAGTGATGCACCATAAAGACTTTAATGCCTCCGGACGCATTAATGTCTTCTGATCATATGTTTGTCAATATCCGATTATCTCAAATTTTAATAGAAATGATGT
Proteins encoded in this region:
- the LOC131301311 gene encoding uncharacterized protein LOC131301311: MANGFVPLTDEELSCTVFGPFSGYVRGLGHGPKPSLTKSGQASRAQLIRDVEEAKEEATAVHKKCEEALVEATQARTNAEQLAETMANMQSQLNFLLQQNGRNMPSNDANCSTNDGDLFVDENAMEY